Proteins encoded together in one Salarchaeum sp. JOR-1 window:
- a CDS encoding universal stress protein yields MYEVLLPVGESEARAKQAADVVTDFPSAAEEISVVVLNVFEDFEVSGEAGHVSSDSAFEGEISDAHGESFPSSVDAAVDHLEDAGVEVSKRREEGEAAEVVPAVAEELDVDNIVMSARKRSPTGKLLFGSTTQATMLSVDRPVTVITSE; encoded by the coding sequence ATGTACGAAGTGTTGCTGCCGGTCGGTGAGAGCGAAGCGCGCGCGAAACAGGCGGCGGACGTCGTGACCGACTTCCCGAGCGCGGCCGAGGAGATTTCGGTTGTTGTGCTGAACGTGTTCGAGGACTTCGAGGTGTCGGGCGAGGCGGGTCACGTCTCCTCGGACAGCGCGTTCGAGGGCGAGATATCGGACGCCCACGGGGAGAGCTTCCCGTCGAGCGTCGACGCCGCCGTAGACCATCTAGAGGACGCCGGTGTCGAGGTGTCCAAGCGCCGCGAGGAGGGCGAGGCGGCGGAGGTCGTACCAGCCGTCGCGGAGGAGTTGGACGTGGATAATATCGTGATGAGCGCCCGTAAGCGCAGCCCTACCGGGAAGCTCCTGTTCGGGAGTACGACGCAGGCGACGATGCTCTCCGTTGACCGTCCGGTGACGGTCATAACGAGCGAATAG
- a CDS encoding acetyl-CoA hydrolase/transferase C-terminal domain-containing protein: protein MTDSVTDRLNGDLPMRDADSVAADIDADATVLTSGFGSVGYPKLVPLALADSDRDLALTLVSSGNVGDEIDVDLVESGAIARRFTYQSSAVARAATNRRDIAFSDRNASSMGDDVQYRGIADPDICVVEAVAVGSDWFVPSTSLGQVPAFVEAADELVVEVNSAQPLELQALHDVYRPDAPPNRDPVPLTDPGERIGTTRVAFDPEKLSAVVESDRPDDTYTFRDPTEDDLAIAENLGDFLTREMERSPVFEESIHLQFGVGSLGNALMGELKELDFGGRDVVYFGELIQDGLFDMLDEGRLEAASATSLALTTEGQQRLFDDVERYAADIVLRPADISNHPGLIDQFGVVGVNSAIEFDIYGNVNSTHVDGSRMINGVGGSADFNRNSLVSVCALPSTIKDGEISRVVPMAFHVDHTEHDIDVFVTEQGVADVRGLAPVERAERIIENCAHPAFVDDLRDYLEDVKTQDAHIPMDVERAANWQ from the coding sequence ATGACCGACAGCGTCACCGACCGCCTGAACGGCGACCTCCCCATGCGGGACGCCGACTCGGTCGCCGCCGACATCGACGCCGACGCGACCGTGCTCACGAGCGGGTTCGGGAGCGTCGGCTACCCGAAACTGGTGCCGCTCGCGCTCGCGGACTCCGACCGCGACCTCGCCCTCACGCTCGTCTCCAGCGGGAACGTCGGCGACGAGATCGACGTCGATCTCGTCGAATCGGGCGCTATCGCTCGCCGGTTCACCTACCAGTCATCGGCGGTCGCGCGCGCCGCGACGAACCGCCGCGACATCGCGTTCAGCGACCGGAACGCGTCCTCCATGGGCGACGACGTGCAGTACCGCGGCATCGCCGATCCCGACATCTGCGTCGTCGAGGCCGTCGCGGTCGGCTCGGACTGGTTCGTTCCGTCCACGTCCCTCGGCCAGGTGCCGGCGTTCGTCGAGGCCGCTGACGAACTCGTCGTCGAAGTCAACTCGGCGCAGCCGCTCGAACTGCAGGCGCTCCACGACGTCTACCGGCCGGACGCGCCACCGAACCGCGACCCCGTTCCGCTCACCGACCCCGGGGAGCGCATCGGAACCACGCGCGTCGCGTTCGACCCCGAGAAACTCAGCGCCGTCGTGGAGTCCGACCGCCCCGACGACACCTACACGTTCCGCGACCCCACGGAGGACGACCTCGCCATCGCCGAGAACCTCGGCGACTTCCTCACCCGGGAGATGGAGCGCTCGCCCGTCTTCGAGGAGTCCATCCACCTCCAGTTCGGCGTCGGCAGCCTCGGGAACGCCCTCATGGGCGAACTGAAGGAGCTCGACTTCGGCGGCCGCGACGTGGTGTACTTCGGCGAACTCATCCAGGACGGCCTGTTCGATATGCTTGACGAGGGCCGCCTCGAAGCCGCGAGCGCCACTTCGCTCGCGCTCACCACCGAGGGCCAGCAACGCCTCTTCGACGACGTGGAACGCTACGCCGCGGACATCGTCCTCCGGCCCGCGGACATCTCCAACCACCCCGGTCTCATCGACCAGTTCGGCGTCGTCGGCGTGAACAGCGCCATCGAGTTCGACATCTACGGGAACGTGAACTCCACGCACGTCGACGGCAGCCGCATGATAAACGGCGTCGGCGGGAGCGCGGACTTCAACCGGAACAGCCTCGTCTCTGTCTGCGCGCTCCCCTCCACGATCAAGGACGGCGAGATCTCGCGCGTGGTGCCGATGGCGTTCCACGTCGACCACACCGAACACGACATCGACGTGTTCGTCACCGAACAGGGCGTCGCCGACGTGCGCGGCCTCGCGCCCGTCGAACGCGCTGAACGCATCATCGAGAACTGCGCGCACCCCGCGTTCGTCGACGACCTCCGCGACTACCTCGAGGACGTGAAGACGCAGGACGCTCACATCCCGATGGACGTGGAGCGCGCCGCGAACTGGCAGTAA
- the sod gene encoding superoxide dismutase, with product MSDYELPALPYEYDALEPHISEQVLTWHHDTHHQGYVNGWNSAEETLEANREDGDFSSSAAAIRNVTHNGSGHVLHTLFWESMSPEGGDEPEGDLRDRIEEDFGSYEAWKGEFEAAASAAGGWALLVYDSHSNQLRNLVVDKHDQGALWGAHPILALDVWEHSYYYDYGPDRGDFISNFFDVVDWEEPASRFADAVERFE from the coding sequence ATGAGCGACTACGAACTTCCCGCGCTGCCGTACGAGTACGACGCGCTCGAACCGCACATCAGCGAGCAAGTGCTCACGTGGCATCACGACACCCACCACCAGGGCTACGTGAACGGCTGGAACAGCGCCGAAGAAACGCTCGAAGCAAACCGCGAGGACGGCGACTTCTCCAGCTCCGCGGCCGCCATCCGCAACGTCACCCACAACGGGAGCGGGCACGTGCTCCACACGCTGTTCTGGGAGTCGATGAGCCCCGAGGGCGGCGACGAGCCCGAGGGCGACCTCCGAGACCGCATCGAGGAGGACTTCGGCTCCTACGAGGCGTGGAAGGGCGAGTTCGAGGCCGCGGCGTCCGCCGCCGGCGGCTGGGCACTCCTCGTCTACGACAGCCACTCCAACCAGCTGCGTAACCTGGTGGTGGACAAGCACGACCAGGGCGCGCTCTGGGGCGCGCATCCCATCCTCGCGCTCGACGTCTGGGAGCACTCCTACTACTACGATTATGGCCCTGACCGCGGCGACTTCATCAGTAACTTCTTCGACGTCGTCGACTGGGAGGAGCCCGCGAGCCGGTTCGCGGACGCAGTCGAGCGCTTCGAATAA
- a CDS encoding TRAP transporter fused permease subunit, which produces MSTQSSQTSPTTIVNRGLDVSVTVSALLFWAIVLYRSYTEGFLPSTVQYGVVFVGGIMTVYALNETKEAVEERDWIDGIVLLPSSIILISAAVFFATNFELVYLQQQGYATEHQYMLARLIILSILYLTWREFGNLFLGLVGGMILYGLYGNYIADSLIISHGGMDQLTLLQTLVTDLGGFYGSLTQLTASWIAPFLLYAGLLFAYGAFDLILRVAIQSAQYIESGVAQTAVLASAIIGSINGSYTANAAMTGSFSIPTMKESGMAGHRAAAIEAVASTSGQVLPPVMGASAFIMASTLQTGYINIVVAGLVPAAILVACISIAVHYTAISDQSTQNMDFENFFDDALTTTDKVIETVRFGVPFLVLIGLLGVLQYTVTTSAMWTIFSMVGFGVFLPVVRSAITGDSPGKEFANQFWNTVHGFRRGAVILAPIAIILVAVSGVVGILQVTGVPSKMAIMIMGISGGVLLFAVLLAMAVSILMGVGMPTAAAYVIVSVLIAPALTNNFDIPQIASHYTVFYAAILAGITPPVATAAVVAAGIAEANFWRTCGSAIKISAPLFVLPVAFAFNPSLVSFSLGLTTVWVGLLVLLGAIAIIYGLNYPFTLGFWQTILARVGLSVLGVVVMVYPNDIVKLAGIAVFAAVFFGEKMLYGDMEKPTMGDAQ; this is translated from the coding sequence ATGAGTACGCAATCGAGTCAAACCTCACCTACCACAATCGTCAACCGCGGGCTCGACGTTTCAGTCACAGTAAGCGCGCTGTTGTTCTGGGCGATCGTCCTGTACCGGTCGTACACGGAAGGCTTTCTTCCGTCCACGGTTCAGTACGGCGTCGTCTTCGTCGGCGGGATCATGACGGTCTACGCGTTGAACGAGACGAAGGAAGCGGTCGAGGAACGGGACTGGATAGACGGCATCGTCCTCCTTCCGTCCTCGATCATCCTCATCAGCGCCGCCGTCTTCTTCGCCACGAACTTCGAGCTCGTCTACCTCCAGCAGCAGGGCTACGCGACCGAGCACCAGTACATGCTCGCGCGCCTTATCATCCTCTCAATCCTCTACCTCACGTGGCGCGAGTTCGGGAACCTCTTCCTCGGGCTCGTCGGCGGGATGATACTGTACGGGCTGTACGGCAACTACATCGCGGACAGCCTCATCATCAGCCACGGCGGCATGGATCAGCTCACGCTCCTGCAGACCCTCGTGACCGACCTCGGCGGGTTCTACGGGAGCCTGACGCAGCTCACCGCGTCCTGGATCGCGCCGTTCCTCCTGTACGCGGGCCTCCTGTTCGCGTACGGCGCGTTCGACCTCATCCTTCGCGTGGCGATCCAGTCGGCGCAGTACATCGAGTCCGGCGTCGCGCAGACCGCCGTGCTCGCGTCCGCAATCATCGGTTCGATCAACGGCTCGTACACCGCGAACGCCGCGATGACCGGGTCGTTCAGCATCCCGACGATGAAGGAGTCCGGAATGGCCGGTCACCGCGCCGCCGCTATCGAAGCGGTCGCGTCCACGTCCGGCCAGGTGCTGCCGCCGGTCATGGGCGCGTCCGCGTTCATCATGGCGTCGACGCTCCAGACCGGCTACATCAACATCGTCGTCGCCGGCCTCGTCCCGGCCGCCATCCTGGTCGCGTGTATCAGCATCGCCGTCCACTACACGGCGATCAGCGACCAGAGCACCCAGAACATGGACTTCGAGAACTTCTTCGACGACGCGCTCACGACGACTGACAAGGTCATCGAGACCGTTCGGTTCGGCGTGCCGTTCCTCGTCCTCATCGGCCTGCTCGGCGTCCTCCAGTACACGGTGACGACGTCCGCGATGTGGACAATCTTCTCGATGGTCGGGTTCGGCGTCTTCCTCCCGGTCGTGCGCTCCGCGATTACCGGGGACTCGCCCGGAAAGGAGTTCGCGAATCAGTTCTGGAACACCGTGCACGGCTTCCGTCGCGGCGCGGTGATCCTCGCTCCGATCGCCATCATCCTCGTCGCCGTCAGCGGCGTCGTCGGCATCCTCCAGGTGACCGGCGTCCCGAGCAAGATGGCGATCATGATCATGGGCATCTCGGGCGGCGTGCTGCTCTTCGCCGTCCTGCTCGCGATGGCCGTGAGCATCCTGATGGGCGTCGGCATGCCCACCGCGGCGGCGTACGTCATCGTCTCCGTGCTCATCGCACCGGCGCTGACGAACAACTTCGACATCCCCCAGATCGCCTCGCACTACACGGTGTTCTACGCGGCCATCCTCGCGGGAATCACGCCACCGGTCGCGACCGCGGCCGTCGTCGCGGCCGGTATCGCGGAGGCGAACTTCTGGCGGACGTGCGGCTCGGCCATCAAGATCTCCGCGCCGCTGTTCGTCCTGCCAGTCGCGTTCGCGTTCAACCCCTCGCTCGTGTCGTTCTCGCTCGGGCTGACGACCGTCTGGGTCGGCCTGCTCGTGCTGCTCGGCGCAATCGCCATCATCTACGGCCTGAACTACCCGTTCACGCTCGGGTTCTGGCAGACCATACTCGCCCGGGTCGGACTGTCCGTCCTCGGCGTCGTCGTGATGGTGTACCCGAACGACATCGTGAAGCTCGCCGGCATCGCCGTGTTCGCGGCGGTGTTCTTCGGTGAGAAGATGCTGTACGGGGACATGGAGAAGCCCACGATGGGTGATGCACAATGA
- a CDS encoding type IV pilin: protein MKLSIPSIDADERGVSPVIGVILMVAITVILAAVIGAFVLNLGQDIQNTAPTASIGATDAGVQLNGTSNQAVLYLNHQQGDSIAQSNLRITVSNESGAQIADITWNATGEHWETGGDSNLNISSGPLGDDSFDAGDQLTLTEQTGNVSSGETLTVQIIDTESGSTVSTPTVRVE from the coding sequence ATGAAACTGAGTATTCCATCCATCGACGCCGACGAACGCGGCGTTAGCCCCGTTATCGGGGTCATTCTCATGGTCGCTATCACGGTTATTCTGGCGGCCGTCATCGGCGCGTTCGTCCTCAACCTCGGCCAAGACATCCAGAACACCGCACCCACCGCATCCATCGGGGCTACCGACGCGGGTGTTCAACTGAACGGCACATCGAATCAGGCCGTTCTGTACCTTAACCACCAGCAGGGCGATTCGATCGCGCAGTCCAACCTCCGTATCACGGTGAGCAACGAAAGTGGCGCACAGATAGCGGACATCACGTGGAACGCCACGGGCGAACACTGGGAAACCGGGGGAGATAGCAACCTAAACATCTCGAGCGGCCCGCTCGGAGACGATTCCTTCGATGCAGGCGACCAGCTCACGCTCACGGAACAGACCGGTAACGTGAGTTCGGGCGAGACGCTCACCGTCCAGATTATCGACACGGAATCCGGCTCGACGGTTTCGACCCCGACAGTCCGAGTCGAATAG
- a CDS encoding flavin reductase family protein: MVDADAFRTVLGNFATGVTVVTLPGEEPHGITVNAFASLSLDPPVVLVSLDHGTEAHRILQKTDTDSYAVNILTTDQRGLAEHFAGMSEGGDPFTEEETTTEATGAPVFEDALAAVDCTLHDTFTVGDHTIYAGRAEHAAVRDENAAPLTFHRGDWGTITGEPFDD; the protein is encoded by the coding sequence ATGGTGGACGCGGACGCCTTCCGCACCGTCCTCGGGAACTTCGCGACGGGCGTCACCGTCGTCACCCTCCCCGGCGAGGAGCCACACGGCATCACCGTCAACGCCTTCGCCAGCCTCAGCCTCGATCCGCCCGTCGTCCTCGTCTCCCTCGACCACGGCACCGAAGCCCACCGCATCCTCCAGAAGACCGACACCGACAGCTACGCCGTCAACATCCTCACCACCGACCAGCGCGGCCTCGCCGAACACTTCGCGGGCATGAGCGAGGGCGGCGACCCCTTCACCGAGGAGGAGACGACCACCGAGGCCACCGGCGCACCCGTCTTCGAGGACGCGCTCGCCGCCGTGGACTGCACGCTTCACGACACGTTCACCGTCGGCGACCACACCATCTACGCCGGCCGCGCGGAACACGCCGCCGTCCGCGACGAGAACGCTGCCCCGCTCACGTTCCATCGGGGCGACTGGGGAACCATCACTGGCGAGCCGTTCGACGACTAA
- a CDS encoding mandelate racemase/muconate lactonizing enzyme family protein: protein MQITEVESFPIQIPLETPVSFSNRTLTYRDHAITYVRTDEGHEGVGYSLGYDGAGLIADAVNDLLEPLLVGEDPRDTERLWHEMYDGNVQIGRHGLFLRAISTVDIALWDVKAKAAGEPLYKLLGGHADAVPSYGSGGYYRDEKGHEGLRAEMRRYLDKGHDVVKMKVGRKSVQEEEARVAAVRDEIGDDVTLLLDGNGVYPNTTEAVRACRAFEPYDPYFIEEPVMIDRVDTMAEVNDALSYPVATGELEGTRHQFANLVDSGAATILQPDVTVCGGITEWLKIAHYASAYDVPIAPHYNWNIHASLLGAIENGLWIEYFYRDMDVKVFDDVVEEPLAPDDDGMIPLPDQPGHGVPLDKDALAEYRL, encoded by the coding sequence ATGCAGATAACCGAAGTGGAATCCTTCCCGATACAGATTCCACTGGAAACCCCGGTATCGTTCTCTAACCGAACCCTCACCTACCGCGACCACGCCATCACGTACGTCCGGACGGACGAGGGCCACGAGGGCGTCGGGTACTCCCTCGGCTACGACGGCGCGGGCCTCATCGCCGACGCCGTCAACGACCTCCTCGAACCCCTGCTCGTCGGCGAGGATCCCCGCGACACCGAGCGCCTCTGGCACGAGATGTACGACGGGAACGTCCAGATCGGCCGCCACGGCCTCTTCCTCCGCGCCATCTCCACCGTCGACATCGCGCTCTGGGACGTGAAGGCCAAAGCGGCCGGCGAACCCCTCTACAAGCTCCTCGGCGGACACGCGGACGCCGTCCCCTCGTACGGGAGCGGCGGCTACTACCGCGACGAGAAGGGCCACGAGGGCCTGCGCGCCGAGATGCGGCGGTACCTCGACAAGGGCCACGACGTGGTGAAGATGAAAGTCGGCCGGAAGTCCGTGCAGGAGGAGGAAGCCCGCGTCGCCGCCGTTCGCGACGAAATCGGCGACGACGTGACGCTGCTCCTCGACGGGAACGGCGTCTACCCGAACACCACGGAAGCCGTGCGCGCGTGCCGCGCGTTCGAACCCTACGACCCCTACTTCATCGAGGAACCGGTGATGATTGACCGCGTGGACACGATGGCCGAGGTGAACGACGCGCTCTCCTACCCGGTCGCCACCGGCGAACTCGAGGGCACCCGCCACCAGTTCGCGAACCTCGTCGACTCCGGCGCGGCGACCATCCTCCAGCCCGACGTGACCGTCTGCGGCGGCATCACGGAGTGGCTGAAGATAGCGCACTACGCGTCCGCCTACGACGTCCCCATCGCCCCCCACTACAACTGGAACATCCACGCCAGCCTCCTCGGCGCGATCGAGAACGGCCTCTGGATCGAGTACTTCTATCGGGACATGGACGTGAAGGTGTTCGACGACGTGGTCGAGGAACCGCTCGCGCCAGACGACGACGGCATGATTCCGCTCCCCGACCAGCCCGGCCACGGCGTGCCGCTCGACAAGGACGCCCTCGCGGAGTACCGCCTATGA
- a CDS encoding pirin family protein, with translation MSTDDPERRPEPVAGHTVQHGTGVNSNRAFPTNNYPHNLDPFVLFERFYIDPDKGFPMHPHKGFEIVSYMIDGGMEHEDSLGVSHTAYENEAMRITTGGGIEHSEFPADGGACNGLQLWVNLPREKKDIDADYEDADQSDLPTDEREGATVTTVVGDGSPLSLHTDMEYLDVRVTDEWTWSVPDDWAGFLYGVDGDGTVDGDDFADGDAFPTTTGGDYHVETDDGLRLVAVSGESHRQPIRQQGPFVF, from the coding sequence ATGTCTACTGACGACCCCGAGCGACGGCCCGAACCGGTCGCCGGACACACCGTCCAGCACGGAACGGGCGTGAACTCGAACCGCGCGTTCCCGACGAACAACTACCCGCACAACCTCGACCCCTTCGTGCTGTTCGAGCGGTTCTACATCGACCCGGACAAGGGGTTTCCGATGCACCCGCACAAGGGGTTCGAAATCGTCTCCTACATGATAGACGGCGGGATGGAACACGAGGACTCCCTCGGCGTCAGCCACACCGCCTACGAGAACGAAGCGATGCGCATCACCACCGGCGGCGGCATCGAACACTCCGAGTTCCCCGCCGACGGCGGCGCCTGTAACGGCCTCCAACTCTGGGTGAACCTCCCGCGCGAGAAGAAGGACATCGACGCCGACTACGAGGACGCAGATCAGAGCGACCTCCCCACCGACGAACGCGAGGGCGCGACCGTCACGACCGTCGTCGGCGACGGCTCCCCGCTCAGCCTCCACACCGACATGGAGTACCTCGACGTGCGCGTCACGGACGAGTGGACGTGGAGCGTGCCCGACGACTGGGCCGGCTTCCTCTACGGCGTCGACGGCGACGGAACTGTCGACGGCGACGACTTCGCGGACGGCGACGCGTTCCCCACTACGACCGGCGGCGACTACCACGTCGAAACCGACGACGGCCTCCGACTCGTCGCTGTCTCCGGCGAATCCCACCGCCAGCCCATCCGCCAGCAGGGCCCGTTCGTCTTCTAA
- a CDS encoding helix-turn-helix domain-containing protein produces MSQFDRAAREDEAGADGTEEASGNGGVATPRTEERIPPADVFSVLGNDTRVDILQALLELGADEEPVSFTDLFDRVDIDDSANFNYHLRKLTGHFVKQAEDGYAFRYPGRKVVSAIFTGTLTERAQLGFFPVTGSCYDCDASLHGWYVDDTLTVGCTECGTIQVSYPFPSGGLDDRTTDDLMQAFHHYVRHHYCLAADGVCPECTGSVDTSLVRDPDRDALDVAVRHGCSRCGYQLQSTVGVTLLDDANVLVFHSERGVDLNTEPFWHFDWCVSDRHTEVVSEDPLEVELTLECGGDELRVLVDDEVTVTDTAVVEHLSN; encoded by the coding sequence ATGAGTCAGTTCGACCGGGCCGCGCGCGAGGACGAGGCGGGCGCGGACGGCACGGAAGAGGCCAGCGGGAACGGTGGGGTGGCGACGCCGCGGACGGAGGAGCGCATCCCGCCCGCGGACGTGTTCTCGGTGCTGGGGAACGACACGCGCGTGGACATCCTGCAGGCGTTGCTGGAACTCGGCGCGGACGAGGAGCCCGTGAGTTTCACCGACCTGTTCGATCGCGTGGACATCGACGACAGCGCGAACTTCAACTACCACCTCCGGAAGCTCACCGGGCACTTCGTGAAGCAGGCGGAGGACGGCTACGCGTTCCGCTATCCGGGTAGGAAGGTCGTGAGCGCCATCTTCACGGGGACGCTGACGGAGCGCGCACAACTCGGATTCTTCCCGGTCACGGGGTCGTGTTACGACTGCGACGCGAGCCTGCACGGCTGGTACGTGGACGACACGCTCACCGTCGGGTGCACTGAGTGCGGCACCATCCAGGTGAGTTATCCGTTCCCCTCCGGCGGACTTGACGACCGGACGACGGACGACCTGATGCAGGCGTTCCACCACTACGTTCGCCACCACTACTGCCTCGCCGCGGACGGCGTCTGCCCCGAGTGCACGGGCAGCGTCGACACCAGCCTCGTCCGCGACCCCGACCGCGACGCCCTCGACGTCGCCGTCCGCCACGGCTGCTCGCGCTGCGGCTACCAGCTCCAATCCACCGTCGGCGTCACCCTCCTCGACGACGCGAACGTCCTCGTCTTCCACTCCGAGCGCGGCGTCGACCTCAACACCGAGCCATTCTGGCACTTCGACTGGTGCGTGAGCGACCGGCACACCGAAGTCGTCTCCGAAGACCCCCTCGAGGTCGAACTCACGCTCGAATGCGGCGGCGACGAACTCCGCGTGCTCGTGGACGACGAGGTCACGGTCACCGACACCGCCGTCGTCGAACACCTCTCCAACTGA
- a CDS encoding TAXI family TRAP transporter solute-binding subunit, with protein sequence MSNDGMKRREFLYGTAAMGALGLAGCTSGGDGSGDMTLRVGTSAGGTKNVGLAVEQAASNHSDSLDYATIESPGYIGTIRRMDQGQFNSGITDNNSLLKALEGRGTFSEQPVDSIPWYGFYAFPYSIYIIARDGTNIETFDDLAGKNVYPAEPGYSTRATTLDVWSQPPTEDVFNEMSIVDLSVEDAPGAMEEGEIDACIAYGTPGAGYTGWVTQIASRIDVHYVEPTDALKQSAENYGGAGTSTISYENWTMGNADIGTNEVFTWDLEVNYTFNPTASDDAVYELCRIVEEFNQSINETEPQFNNFQTTSDMLTSARAQIPVHPGAAQYFKDNDAWNDDLEVASRD encoded by the coding sequence ATGTCGAATGATGGCATGAAACGGCGGGAGTTTCTGTATGGGACAGCAGCGATGGGCGCACTCGGACTTGCCGGGTGTACGAGCGGGGGCGACGGCAGCGGGGATATGACGCTTCGCGTCGGCACGTCTGCCGGCGGTACGAAGAACGTCGGCCTCGCGGTCGAGCAGGCCGCGTCGAACCACAGTGACAGCCTCGACTACGCGACGATCGAAAGCCCCGGCTACATCGGCACCATCCGCCGGATGGATCAGGGCCAGTTCAACTCCGGTATCACGGACAACAACTCGCTCCTCAAGGCGCTCGAAGGCCGCGGCACGTTCTCCGAGCAGCCGGTGGACAGCATCCCGTGGTACGGCTTCTACGCCTTCCCGTACAGCATCTACATCATCGCGCGTGACGGCACGAACATCGAGACGTTCGACGACCTCGCCGGCAAGAACGTCTACCCCGCAGAGCCCGGGTACTCGACGCGCGCGACGACGCTCGACGTCTGGTCGCAGCCGCCGACCGAGGACGTCTTCAACGAGATGAGCATCGTCGACCTCAGCGTCGAGGACGCCCCCGGCGCGATGGAGGAAGGCGAAATCGACGCGTGTATCGCGTACGGGACGCCCGGCGCGGGCTACACGGGCTGGGTCACCCAGATCGCCTCCCGAATCGACGTCCACTACGTCGAGCCGACGGACGCCCTCAAGCAATCCGCGGAGAACTACGGCGGTGCGGGTACGTCCACCATCTCCTACGAGAACTGGACGATGGGCAACGCGGACATCGGCACGAACGAAGTGTTCACGTGGGACCTCGAAGTGAACTACACGTTCAACCCGACAGCGAGCGACGACGCCGTCTACGAACTCTGCCGGATCGTCGAGGAGTTCAACCAGAGCATCAACGAGACGGAGCCGCAGTTCAACAACTTCCAGACGACGAGCGACATGCTCACCTCCGCACGTGCACAAATCCCGGTTCACCCGGGCGCGGCACAGTACTTCAAGGACAACGACGCGTGGAACGACGACCTCGAAGTCGCCTCGCGGGACTGA
- a CDS encoding acyl-CoA dehydrogenase family protein — MLDFVGLEEDLSAEERMIRDTARDFVESEIKPDIGEHFIEGTFPTDIIPKMGEMGFFAPNLDGYGLPGVSETAYGLLMQELEAGDSGLRSMASVQGALVMYPIHAYGSDEQKEEWLPAMGRGEAVGCFGLTEPQHGSNPSGMETHAEKRGDEYVLNGAKTWITNSPIADVAVVWAKDRSDDDTVRGFLVETDREGVTTNKLDEKLSLRASITGEIGLNDVVVPEENVLPGVEGMKGPLSCLTQARYGIAWGVIGAARDAFEEAREYAKGREQFGKPIAGFQLQQQKLAEQATQITTAQLLAHRLADLKERGDLEPAHVSMAKRNNVRMARDMSRVAREMLGGNGISADYSPMRHMANMETVYTYEGTHDIHTLVLGQELTGIQAFQ, encoded by the coding sequence ATGTTAGACTTCGTTGGTCTGGAGGAAGACCTCTCAGCAGAGGAGCGGATGATCAGGGACACCGCCCGCGACTTCGTCGAATCCGAGATCAAGCCGGACATCGGCGAGCACTTCATCGAGGGTACGTTCCCCACGGATATCATCCCGAAGATGGGCGAGATGGGCTTTTTCGCCCCGAACCTCGACGGCTACGGGCTCCCCGGCGTCTCCGAGACCGCGTACGGCCTCCTCATGCAGGAGCTCGAAGCCGGTGACTCCGGGCTTCGCTCGATGGCGAGCGTGCAGGGCGCCCTCGTCATGTACCCGATTCACGCCTACGGCAGCGACGAGCAGAAAGAAGAGTGGCTGCCCGCGATGGGGCGCGGCGAAGCCGTCGGCTGCTTCGGCCTCACCGAACCCCAGCACGGCTCGAACCCGTCCGGGATGGAGACGCACGCGGAGAAGCGCGGCGACGAGTACGTGCTGAACGGCGCGAAGACCTGGATCACGAACTCGCCGATCGCCGACGTTGCCGTCGTGTGGGCGAAAGACCGCTCGGACGACGACACCGTCCGCGGGTTCCTCGTCGAGACCGACCGCGAGGGCGTGACGACGAACAAGCTCGACGAGAAGCTCAGCCTTCGCGCGTCCATCACGGGCGAAATCGGCCTGAACGACGTGGTCGTCCCCGAGGAGAACGTCCTCCCCGGCGTCGAAGGCATGAAGGGCCCGCTCTCGTGTCTCACGCAGGCGCGCTACGGCATCGCCTGGGGCGTCATCGGCGCGGCGCGCGACGCCTTCGAGGAGGCCCGCGAGTACGCGAAGGGCCGCGAGCAGTTCGGCAAACCCATCGCGGGCTTCCAGCTCCAGCAGCAGAAGCTCGCCGAACAGGCGACCCAGATCACCACGGCACAGCTGCTCGCGCACCGGCTCGCCGACCTGAAGGAGCGCGGCGACCTCGAACCCGCACACGTCTCGATGGCGAAGCGGAACAACGTCCGGATGGCGCGCGACATGAGCCGCGTCGCCCGCGAGATGCTCGGCGGGAACGGCATCAGCGCCGACTACTCGCCGATGCGGCACATGGCGAACATGGAAACCGTCTACACGTACGAGGGCACGCACGACATCCACACGCTCGTGCTCGGCCAGGAACTCACCGGGATTCAGGCGTTCCAGTAG